In Brachyspira sp. SAP_772, the sequence AAAGGGTAAGATAATTAATATATCAAGCGTTATAGGAAAAATGGGTAATGCTGGTCAGGTGAATTATGCTGCAGCTAAGGCKGGYATTATAGGTATTACTAAATCTATGGCGAAAGAGTTTGCTCCTCGCGGAATATGCGTKAATGCTATAGCACCTGGATTTATTCAAACAGATATGACTGGTGTACTTGCTGAAGATGCTGTAAAAAAGATAATGGATATTACACCTTTAAAAAAGTTAGGTAATGCTGAAGATGTTGCTAATATAGTTGTATTTCTTGCATCAGATTTGAGCAATTATATAACAGGGGAAGTTATAGCCGTTGACGGCGGAATGTCTATGTAATAGTTAATAAAGTTGCTTTGCACTTTATAATAAATTAAAAATAATAATAAATTAATAAAAGGAGATTCAACATGGCATTAATCGATGAAATTAAGGATGTTGTTGCTAATCAATTAAACATTTCAGACAAAAGTAAAATCACAGATACAGCTTCTTTCGTAGATGATTTGAACGCTGATTCACTTGATTCAGTAGAACTTATTATGGAATTAGACAACCGTTATGATATCAAAATTCCTCACGAAGAACAATT encodes:
- a CDS encoding SDR family oxidoreductase, giving the protein KGKIINISSVIGKMGNAGQVNYAAAKAGIIGITKSMAKEFAPRGICVNAIAPGFIQTDMTGVLAEDAVKKIMDITPLKKLGNAEDVANIVVFLASDLSNYITGEVIAVDGGMSM
- a CDS encoding acyl carrier protein: MALIDEIKDVVANQLNISDKSKITDTASFVDDLNADSLDSVELIMELDNRYDIKIPHEEQ